Proteins from a single region of Methanotorris igneus Kol 5:
- a CDS encoding N-glycosylase/DNA lyase — protein sequence MNKGKIDKCKEKIEELKSILKELGIDTAKELEENVDLQYLYLKNLQKNLKDDELFIKLVILNALVSYQLSSTGELWWKEFSNYWSEIEIKDDIFKEYKDFLVNCKGNRRLLNAKMKRIDKIEPFLKNLGIGDIKKYYKNMNVFRNHLANQLKTKKESKTIVFTVKMFGYASRISFNKFIPYPMEIEIPKDSRIEKYTRKFTNEEPIKFWKKIGREINLPPLHIDSILWPVLGKSHEVRELLKKHCKKSDLIFKLVEL from the coding sequence ATGAATAAAGGAAAAATAGATAAATGTAAAGAAAAAATAGAGGAATTAAAATCAATCTTAAAAGAACTTGGAATAGACACTGCAAAAGAATTGGAGGAAAATGTTGATTTGCAGTATCTATATTTAAAAAACCTTCAAAAGAACCTTAAAGATGATGAATTATTTATTAAATTGGTTATTCTCAATGCATTAGTTAGTTATCAACTTTCATCAACGGGAGAACTTTGGTGGAAGGAGTTTTCAAATTATTGGTCAGAAATAGAGATTAAAGACGATATTTTTAAAGAATATAAGGATTTTTTGGTAAATTGTAAAGGTAATAGGCGACTTTTAAATGCAAAAATGAAGAGGATAGATAAAATAGAACCTTTTTTGAAAAATTTGGGTATTGGAGATATTAAAAAATATTACAAAAATATGAATGTATTTAGAAATCACTTAGCAAACCAGTTAAAAACAAAAAAAGAATCTAAAACGATAGTATTTACAGTTAAAATGTTTGGATACGCCTCAAGAATATCATTTAATAAATTCATCCCGTATCCTATGGAAATAGAAATCCCAAAAGATAGTAGAATAGAAAAATATACAAGAAAATTCACCAACGAAGAGCCAATAAAATTTTGGAAAAAAATTGGGAGAGAAATTAATTTGCCTCCTCTCCACATAGATTCTATTCTTTGGCCAGTTCTTGGAAAATCTCATGAAGTTAGGGAACTTTTAAAAAAACACTGTAAAAAATCAGATTTGATTTTTAAGTTAGTGGAGTTATAG
- a CDS encoding transposase — MSGRKTKRKGYWKAYDKRFKIFNIKYTYDFVSFIINILLPYKEKRKVGRPLAISYNEYIATLIIKHIFRISLRDLETLSDYLHKKHIDSSTYGKAFQRIKISDLTKIIVGLHLIIANSLKSSVIIYIADSTGVHLLRVYCERIRVVNNEIKKVKYRVFDKMHVLACYYKDYGLISIVMVKWDNGYSSDSKNLLKMIKSLDFVKGAIILLDGGYDDEDLLRELLSIDLIPIVKTKEFKWDYGISKIRKKVKKLFDKKLYKIRGVIEAIFGGLKTKFRLTLNEKLPESRCRATLAVAIVHNILTLMRVISIRE, encoded by the coding sequence ATGAGCGGCAGAAAAACCAAAAGAAAAGGATACTGGAAAGCCTACGATAAGAGGTTTAAGATATTCAATATTAAGTACACTTATGATTTTGTTTCATTTATTATAAATATTTTACTTCCATATAAAGAAAAACGCAAAGTAGGAAGGCCTTTAGCTATAAGTTACAATGAATATATAGCTACTCTAATAATAAAACACATTTTTAGAATTAGTTTAAGAGATTTAGAAACTCTTTCCGATTATTTACATAAAAAGCATATAGATAGCTCCACATACGGAAAAGCTTTTCAGAGGATTAAAATAAGCGATTTAACTAAAATAATCGTTGGATTACACTTAATTATTGCTAATTCGTTAAAATCATCGGTTATAATTTACATAGCTGATTCCACTGGAGTCCATTTATTAAGAGTGTATTGTGAAAGAATCAGAGTTGTGAATAATGAAATAAAAAAGGTAAAGTATCGGGTTTTTGACAAAATGCACGTATTAGCTTGCTATTATAAAGATTATGGATTAATTTCGATTGTTATGGTAAAATGGGATAATGGATATAGTTCAGACAGTAAAAACTTACTAAAAATGATAAAATCTTTAGATTTTGTGAAAGGTGCGATAATATTGTTGGATGGTGGTTACGATGATGAAGATTTACTTAGAGAGTTGTTATCTATAGACCTCATTCCAATAGTTAAAACAAAAGAGTTTAAATGGGATTACGGTATTTCTAAAATCAGAAAGAAAGTTAAAAAATTGTTTGATAAGAAACTGTATAAAATTAGAGGGGTAATAGAAGCGATATTTGGAGGGCTAAAAACTAAATTTAGATTAACTCTAAATGAAAAACTACCTGAAAGTAGATGTAGAGCTACTTTAGCAGTAGCAATCGTTCATAATATTTTAACACTAATGAGAGTTATTAGTATTAGAGAGTAA
- the rbcL gene encoding type III ribulose-bisphosphate carboxylase, translating into MDYVDLNYTPSENDLLSCIRVKAKNLMKVANEIAAESSIGTWTKVQTMKSDVYEKLRPKVYEIEEIGEEGESKVGIIKIAYPLDAFEIENMPGTLAGIAGNIFGMKIVDGLRILDYRFPEKFVKAYRGPRYGIDGIRKLLKVEERPLLGTIVKPKVGLKTDEFAEVAYNAWIGGCDIVKDDENLVSQSFNKFEDRIFKVLELRDKAEEETGEKKIYMPNITAPYREMIKRAELAEDAGSEYVMLDVVVLGFSAVQQFREEDFKFVIHAHRAMHAAITRSKDWGITMLTLAKIYRLLGVDQLHIGTVVGKMEGERAEVCAIRDEIVLDKVEKDDKNKFFDQDWFGMNNVFPVASGGVYPKLVPEIIEILGKDVIIQAGGGIHGHPEGTVKGAIAMRAAIDAVMEGKSLEEKAEEVKELKVALEHWK; encoded by the coding sequence ATGGACTATGTTGATTTGAACTATACGCCAAGTGAGAATGATTTGCTATCTTGCATAAGGGTAAAGGCAAAAAATTTAATGAAAGTTGCAAATGAAATTGCGGCAGAAAGTTCTATAGGAACATGGACAAAAGTTCAAACAATGAAAAGTGATGTATATGAAAAATTAAGACCAAAGGTTTATGAAATTGAAGAGATTGGGGAAGAGGGGGAGAGTAAAGTAGGAATAATAAAAATTGCCTATCCGCTGGATGCCTTTGAAATTGAAAACATGCCGGGAACATTGGCAGGGATTGCTGGGAACATATTTGGAATGAAAATTGTTGATGGATTGAGAATTTTAGATTACAGATTCCCAGAAAAGTTCGTTAAGGCATACAGAGGGCCAAGATATGGAATTGATGGTATAAGAAAATTGCTAAAAGTTGAGGAAAGGCCATTACTCGGAACCATAGTAAAACCAAAAGTTGGGTTAAAAACAGATGAATTTGCAGAAGTTGCATACAACGCATGGATTGGGGGATGTGACATAGTTAAGGATGATGAGAACCTTGTGTCCCAAAGTTTCAACAAATTTGAGGATAGAATCTTTAAGGTTTTAGAGTTGAGAGATAAGGCAGAGGAAGAAACTGGAGAGAAAAAAATCTACATGCCAAATATCACTGCTCCATACAGAGAAATGATTAAGAGAGCTGAACTTGCAGAGGATGCAGGAAGCGAGTATGTTATGCTTGATGTTGTAGTTCTCGGATTCTCTGCAGTGCAACAGTTTAGAGAAGAGGATTTCAAATTCGTAATTCATGCCCACAGAGCAATGCACGCTGCGATAACCCGTTCAAAGGATTGGGGAATAACTATGCTAACTCTCGCTAAGATATACAGGCTTTTAGGAGTTGATCAACTCCACATTGGAACCGTTGTTGGTAAAATGGAAGGAGAAAGGGCTGAGGTTTGTGCTATAAGGGATGAGATTGTATTGGATAAAGTTGAGAAAGATGATAAAAATAAATTCTTCGACCAAGATTGGTTTGGAATGAATAATGTTTTCCCAGTAGCTTCTGGGGGAGTTTATCCTAAGTTAGTTCCAGAAATCATTGAAATTCTTGGAAAAGATGTTATTATCCAGGCAGGTGGTGGAATTCACGGGCATCCAGAAGGAACTGTTAAAGGAGCAATAGCTATGAGGGCAGCGATAGATGCAGTTATGGAAGGAAAATCATTAGAAGAGAAGGCAGAAGAGGTTAAAGAATTAAAAGTGGCATTGGAGCATTGGAAATAA
- a CDS encoding histidinol phosphate phosphatase domain-containing protein, which yields MRFDFHTHTVFSDGELIPSELVRRAIVLEHKAIAITDHADASNYKELIEKTILAKEELKKYWDIEVIVGVELTHIPPKSIPKMAKKAKDLGAEIVVVHGETVVEPVEEGTNYYASISEDVDILAHPGFIDDETAQNVKENGIFLEITSRRGHSLTNGYVLSVARKFDIPTLINTDTHAPEDLIDVEFAKKVGLGCGMSKKELENTLLHYPKELLKRIK from the coding sequence ATGAGGTTTGATTTCCATACACATACGGTATTTAGTGATGGGGAATTAATTCCTTCTGAATTAGTTAGGAGGGCTATAGTTTTAGAGCATAAAGCAATAGCAATAACTGATCACGCAGATGCAAGTAATTATAAGGAGTTAATTGAAAAAACAATCCTTGCAAAAGAAGAACTAAAAAAATACTGGGATATTGAAGTTATAGTGGGAGTTGAACTGACCCACATTCCACCAAAATCAATACCAAAGATGGCAAAAAAAGCAAAAGATTTAGGGGCGGAGATTGTTGTTGTTCATGGGGAAACTGTTGTCGAGCCAGTTGAAGAAGGAACAAACTACTACGCCTCAATATCTGAAGATGTTGATATTCTTGCTCATCCTGGATTTATTGATGATGAGACGGCACAAAATGTTAAGGAAAATGGTATATTCTTGGAGATTACCTCAAGGAGAGGGCATTCATTAACAAATGGCTATGTTTTGAGTGTGGCGAGGAAGTTTGACATCCCAACATTAATAAATACCGACACCCATGCCCCAGAAGATTTAATTGACGTTGAATTTGCAAAAAAAGTTGGTTTAGGTTGTGGGATGAGTAAAAAGGAGTTGGAAAATACCTTATTGCATTATCCAAAGGAGTTGTTGAAGAGGATAAAATAG
- a CDS encoding ATP-binding protein, with translation MKFFNREKEIKEVLSIIESEPNFIYFIYGPINSGKTALINEVINNLDKDKYVVFYINLRRYFISKYDDFIEVLFEEYEEDKNPIELVKSLIKDSSVIYGIPIPKNTLNTLLDKKRPKNIFKYITDILLKIEKEGKRPIIIMDELQKIGDLEINGFLIYELFNYFISLTKEMHLSHVFCLSSDSLFIEKVYNGAMLKGRTDYILVDDFDKETALKFMGFLAGDVLNRALSEEEKEKIYSYVGGKPVLIIKVMNRMKTDDLDEILNYLLNMEISELMDLLAKVKNNKFEGIEYNKVVNALKLFKNSYEIDAYSIKEDIKEFLIKRNILFLEPVKRILRPQSFLTWRAIKILLK, from the coding sequence ATGAAATTTTTCAATAGAGAGAAGGAGATTAAAGAAGTTTTATCAATAATTGAGAGTGAGCCGAACTTTATTTATTTTATCTATGGCCCTATAAACTCAGGGAAAACGGCTTTAATTAATGAAGTTATTAACAATCTTGATAAGGACAAATATGTTGTATTTTACATAAATCTGAGGAGATATTTTATTTCTAAGTATGATGATTTTATTGAGGTTTTATTTGAAGAGTATGAGGAAGATAAGAATCCTATTGAATTGGTTAAAAGTTTAATAAAAGATTCAAGCGTTATATATGGAATTCCTATCCCAAAAAATACATTAAATACTCTATTGGACAAAAAGAGACCTAAGAATATTTTTAAGTATATAACTGATATCTTGCTGAAGATTGAAAAAGAAGGAAAGAGACCTATAATTATAATGGACGAACTCCAAAAAATAGGGGATTTAGAAATAAACGGCTTTTTAATTTATGAGCTTTTTAATTATTTTATAAGTTTAACTAAAGAAATGCATTTAAGCCATGTCTTTTGCTTATCCTCTGATAGTTTATTTATTGAGAAGGTTTACAATGGGGCTATGCTAAAAGGTAGAACCGATTATATCTTAGTGGATGATTTTGATAAAGAAACGGCTTTAAAGTTTATGGGTTTCTTAGCTGGGGATGTTTTAAATAGGGCTCTTTCAGAGGAAGAGAAGGAGAAAATTTATTCTTACGTTGGGGGAAAGCCAGTTCTAATAATAAAAGTAATGAATAGAATGAAAACTGATGATTTAGATGAAATCTTAAATTATCTATTGAACATGGAAATCTCTGAGCTTATGGATTTGTTGGCTAAGGTTAAGAATAATAAGTTTGAAGGAATTGAGTATAACAAAGTAGTTAACGCTTTAAAGCTCTTTAAAAATAGCTATGAAATAGATGCTTACAGTATAAAGGAAGATATAAAAGAATTCTTAATTAAAAGAAACATCTTATTTTTAGAGCCTGTTAAAAGGATTTTAAGACCTCAAAGCTTTTTAACCTGGAGGGCTATAAAAATTTTGCTAAAATAA
- a CDS encoding YgjP-like metallopeptidase domain-containing protein: MKTRPYKRKIASISYTTKTIYINKNLINDFNEDEIKYIIAHELLHLKFGKFHTLKFNNALYEPFPNKEEIDKRILNKIKDIRI; the protein is encoded by the coding sequence ATTAAAACAAGACCATATAAAAGGAAAATAGCATCTATTTCATATACAACAAAAACCATATATATAAACAAAAACCTGATAAATGACTTTAATGAAGATGAAATAAAATATATCATAGCCCATGAACTTTTACATCTAAAATTTGGAAAATTTCACACTTTAAAATTTAATAATGCCCTCTATGAGCCATTTCCAAATAAAGAAGAAATTGATAAAAGAATACTTAATAAAATAAAAGACATTAGAATTTAA
- a CDS encoding fumarate hydratase: MRISDVVVELFREAVIYLPDDVKKAIEDAYGIEEGASKNILEAIIENNKIAEEKQIPLCQDTGVPIVFLKIGKNINSSEIIKIIEEIKKGVKKATEEIPLRPNVVHPLTRENFKTNVGLNAPFINIEFDENLNREIEITVFPKGAGSENMSALKMLTPAEGIEGIKKFVLETVANAGGKPCPPIVVGVGIGGTADVALKLAKKALLRKIGERHKDENIAKLEKELLEGINNLGIGAMGLGGKITALDVFIEISGCHTASLPVGICIQCWAQRKATKRIKI; the protein is encoded by the coding sequence ATGAGAATCTCTGATGTTGTTGTTGAATTGTTCAGAGAAGCAGTTATTTATCTTCCAGATGATGTTAAAAAAGCAATTGAAGACGCTTATGGGATAGAAGAGGGAGCATCAAAAAACATCTTAGAGGCAATCATAGAAAACAACAAAATTGCAGAGGAAAAGCAAATTCCGCTATGCCAAGATACCGGTGTTCCAATTGTCTTTTTAAAAATTGGAAAAAATATAAATTCATCAGAGATTATAAAGATAATTGAAGAAATTAAGAAAGGTGTAAAAAAAGCAACGGAAGAGATTCCTTTAAGGCCTAATGTGGTTCATCCTTTAACAAGAGAGAATTTTAAAACAAATGTTGGTTTAAATGCTCCATTTATAAATATTGAGTTTGATGAAAACCTAAACCGAGAAATAGAGATAACTGTTTTCCCAAAAGGTGCTGGTAGCGAAAATATGAGTGCTTTAAAGATGCTAACTCCAGCAGAAGGAATTGAAGGTATAAAGAAATTTGTCCTTGAAACTGTTGCAAATGCGGGAGGAAAGCCATGCCCGCCAATAGTTGTTGGTGTTGGTATTGGAGGAACTGCAGATGTAGCGTTAAAATTAGCAAAAAAGGCACTTTTAAGAAAAATTGGAGAAAGACATAAAGATGAAAATATAGCAAAATTAGAAAAAGAACTTTTAGAGGGAATAAATAATTTAGGCATTGGTGCTATGGGATTAGGAGGGAAGATTACTGCCTTAGATGTTTTTATTGAAATTTCTGGATGCCATACAGCATCTCTACCTGTTGGAATATGCATCCAATGCTGGGCACAGAGGAAAGCAACTAAAAGAATAAAAATATAA
- the mfnA gene encoding tyrosine decarboxylase MfnA, with translation MEEKGISEREVLEALKKYREMDLKYENGRILGSMCTKPHPISKKIVEMFLETNLGDPGLFKGTKKLEEEVIGMIGELLHNKNAFGYIITGGTEANLTAMRAIKNMKNKNAKIIIPETAHFSFDKARDMMDLEFIKAPITKDYTIDVDFVRDYVEDYKVDGIVGIAGSTELGTIDNIEELSKIAVENDIYLHVDAAFGGFVIPFLDERYKKKNINYKFDFSLEGVCSITIDPHKMGLSPIPAGGILFRDKSFKKYLNIEAPYLTETQQATIVGTRAGFSVACTWGIMKLLGKEGYKKIVSECMENTIYLTKKAKEYGIESVIEPVMNIVALKDENPKETCSKLKKHGWYVSICKCVNALRIVVMPHVKKEHIDEFIEVLVSLKS, from the coding sequence ATGGAAGAAAAAGGTATAAGTGAGAGAGAGGTATTAGAGGCATTAAAAAAATACAGAGAGATGGATTTAAAGTATGAAAATGGGAGGATATTAGGTTCAATGTGCACAAAGCCCCACCCCATATCAAAAAAGATAGTTGAGATGTTCCTTGAGACAAACCTTGGAGACCCGGGACTGTTTAAAGGCACAAAGAAATTGGAGGAAGAAGTTATAGGAATGATTGGAGAACTATTGCACAACAAAAATGCCTTTGGATATATAATAACTGGTGGAACTGAGGCAAATCTAACGGCAATGAGGGCTATTAAAAACATGAAGAACAAAAATGCAAAAATAATAATCCCAGAAACTGCCCATTTCTCATTTGATAAGGCAAGAGATATGATGGATTTAGAGTTTATAAAAGCCCCAATAACAAAGGATTACACAATTGATGTTGATTTTGTTAGAGATTATGTGGAAGATTACAAAGTTGATGGTATTGTTGGCATTGCAGGAAGCACAGAACTTGGAACAATAGACAATATCGAGGAACTCTCAAAAATAGCTGTGGAAAATGATATTTATTTGCATGTTGATGCTGCGTTTGGTGGTTTTGTGATTCCATTTTTAGATGAGAGATATAAGAAAAAAAATATCAACTACAAATTTGATTTCTCATTGGAGGGAGTTTGCTCTATAACAATAGATCCGCATAAAATGGGTCTCTCCCCAATACCTGCAGGAGGAATATTGTTTAGGGATAAATCATTTAAGAAATACTTAAACATAGAGGCCCCATATTTAACTGAAACCCAGCAGGCAACAATCGTTGGAACAAGGGCGGGATTTAGTGTTGCGTGCACTTGGGGCATTATGAAACTCCTTGGAAAAGAAGGGTATAAAAAGATTGTCTCAGAGTGCATGGAAAACACAATCTACCTCACAAAAAAGGCAAAAGAATATGGGATAGAAAGCGTAATAGAACCAGTTATGAACATAGTGGCATTAAAAGATGAGAATCCAAAAGAAACATGCTCAAAATTAAAAAAACATGGATGGTATGTTTCAATTTGCAAGTGCGTAAATGCATTGAGGATTGTAGTTATGCCTCATGTTAAAAAAGAACATATAGACGAGTTCATTGAGGTCTTGGTATCATTAAAGTCATAA
- the ilvE gene encoding branched-chain-amino-acid transaminase, producing MKVYLNGKFVDKEDAKISVYDHGLLYGDGVFEGIRAYDGVVFKLKEHIDRLYDSAKSICLKIPMSKEEMEKVVIETLRVNNLRDAYIRLVVTRGVGDLGLDPRKCKNPTIFCIAEPMKPLLGEDGIRVITASVRRLPVDVLNPAVKSLNYLNSILAKIQANYAGVDEAFLLDAEGYVAEGTGDNIFVVKNGVIKTPPVSSSVLRGITRDTVIDLAKELGYEVIEERLTLHELYVADEVFITGTAAEIVPVIEIDGRKINDGKIGEITKKLREKFKEVRTKLGTKIYE from the coding sequence ATGAAGGTTTATTTAAATGGAAAATTCGTTGACAAGGAAGATGCAAAAATTTCAGTTTATGACCACGGTTTGCTCTATGGTGATGGGGTCTTTGAAGGTATAAGGGCTTATGATGGAGTAGTTTTTAAGTTAAAGGAGCATATAGACAGATTGTATGATTCAGCAAAATCCATATGCTTAAAAATCCCAATGTCAAAGGAAGAGATGGAAAAGGTCGTTATTGAAACACTAAGGGTCAATAATCTAAGAGATGCATACATAAGGTTGGTTGTAACAAGAGGAGTTGGAGATTTAGGTTTAGATCCAAGAAAATGCAAAAACCCAACTATATTCTGCATTGCTGAGCCAATGAAACCATTGCTTGGAGAAGATGGAATAAGAGTAATAACTGCATCAGTTAGGAGATTGCCTGTTGATGTTTTAAATCCTGCTGTTAAGTCCCTCAACTATCTAAACAGTATCTTAGCAAAAATCCAAGCAAACTATGCTGGTGTAGATGAGGCATTTTTGCTCGATGCAGAGGGTTATGTTGCTGAGGGAACTGGAGATAACATTTTCGTTGTTAAAAATGGAGTTATAAAAACCCCACCAGTTTCTTCAAGTGTTTTGAGGGGAATAACAAGAGATACAGTTATTGATTTAGCAAAAGAGTTAGGATATGAGGTTATTGAGGAGAGATTAACCTTACATGAACTTTATGTTGCTGATGAGGTTTTCATCACTGGAACTGCTGCTGAGATAGTCCCAGTTATTGAAATTGATGGAAGAAAAATAAACGATGGAAAAATTGGAGAAATTACAAAGAAGTTAAGAGAAAAGTTCAAAGAAGTAAGAACAAAACTTGGAACAAAGATTTACGAGTAA
- a CDS encoding endonuclease III domain-containing protein, whose amino-acid sequence MELLKIYHLLLSHFGYQNWWPAETRYEVVIGAVLTQNTSWKNVEKAIENLKKENLIDERKILEIDTEKLKKLIKPAGFYNIKAERLKNITHHIVKNYGSTENLAKLPIKLEDLRKELLNVKGIGKETADSILLYALDRPIFVVDAYTKRIFSRLGVIEGGEEYDEIRHIFEENLPKDLKIYKEYHALIVELGKHYCKKRNPACEKCPLSDLCDYSCLPYK is encoded by the coding sequence TAAAAATTTATCATCTGTTATTGTCCCATTTCGGCTATCAAAACTGGTGGCCTGCGGAAACGAGGTATGAGGTCGTTATTGGAGCAGTTTTAACTCAGAATACATCATGGAAGAATGTTGAGAAGGCTATAGAAAATTTAAAAAAAGAGAATTTAATTGATGAAAGGAAAATTTTAGAAATAGATACAGAAAAACTAAAAAAACTAATAAAACCAGCAGGATTCTACAACATAAAAGCAGAGAGGTTGAAGAACATAACACACCACATAGTCAAAAATTATGGAAGCACTGAAAATTTAGCAAAATTGCCTATAAAATTAGAAGATTTAAGGAAAGAGTTGTTAAATGTAAAAGGTATTGGAAAAGAAACCGCAGATAGTATTTTACTCTATGCATTAGATAGGCCAATATTTGTAGTCGATGCATATACGAAGAGGATTTTTAGTAGGTTGGGGGTTATTGAAGGTGGGGAAGAGTATGATGAAATTAGGCATATTTTTGAGGAAAATTTACCAAAAGATTTGAAAATTTATAAAGAATATCATGCGTTGATCGTGGAACTTGGCAAACACTACTGCAAAAAAAGAAATCCAGCATGTGAAAAATGTCCGTTATCTGATTTGTGTGATTATAGTTGTTTGCCTTACAAATGA